In Bacillus sp. SB49, a single window of DNA contains:
- a CDS encoding HAD-IA family hydrolase, protein MANTPFKNALFLSNFTIDMGDPNFRTGAYSKFLEPMADSLSKISDVDVKFLASKHTFDSITRDAKASKIKKDNTFIVDYQRSIDIFGFGDWFIRKSYNDEFTNEEKAYISGYFKSLFGNWEPDLIVSWEFPTTILRSLFPDALVIDLMPGLFMRPPYPRTISIDPSGLYKDSAFSSQIDPSTRAKATDQELDNYYRIRDHYETFYRDHKTKDMILSKFQNPEKFNKFALVPLQISQYFGFHENTPYTSQFDFLLDVLRNTPEDTGVIATQYISGLLQEKAINDKNIDFLHANFPNFLYSKEFEKVDNISQYIVPWADITYSVSSTIGLQTKFFDKKLISPSRSHLAYFADETELGKDGSNEHNDHNMALLLNRGTFLESRLINEPQYLLDIFTEMAANKKNGKTGIDLLAGRTIHKANKETPLHYIATSSQHAAERQLAKLGGSAAKSKKNELKDILNKMEEASIVSFDVFDTLLCRSVFKPEDVFLLMQKELASGEKKIDIPSHIIGAFAELRKGVERQLRQERDAALKLPECELQEEILIEDVYRILIEQFGGSANAAQELVDFEQEMEFRILKPRPVGKFLFDEAVRAGKQVIIISDFIHDKVFVSQALKNAGITQYDHLFVSANAGMKKHSGDLFHHVVEQLSLDTNSVLHIGDNAIGDLAKGHEAGWTTMRITSARERALDILKNRDLSPAIVDKSFFLRTSLSLFAEEFFNTKTYNPDTPKNEKENRNIVESGFEFGYLALGPIMYNFSEWILKQAKDKGCTSIVFFARDCYLPHKVTKKILETRQDDSIEVHYIPASRKGLMGLNLYQPEDFLKVRIDDFNRRKTLADLIESRFGLDPYTFSQATLDKWGVEDIDVEVRYVTSAAVYGIVLAHVRNNWEDVSAMLDDKRDVYTRKLKEIGVDLSKDTLALDFGYKGSTHKMIRELFQGEFHPAFFMTFADDFGRDPIENAASFYMTNLNPVHKNGNIMLSHNLIIETLVNEPTGSLIEVIEQDGEIRTVKEELGSADHLSKVNAIHQGVLKFADSWLGSFQAFPSSLATLEMNSAEYFLSSILRKPVVEETDVLKGLLFDNAFAGHANRYILSPNAGAKDNQSIWKEGHRVYQASIPKKNSNPVKKPAPKKKPEPPVKQVNTPAPAPAKPKQQAAPKKPAAKAVPEKKKAVKKPAKIVLQKNKVMIGDQSYPKQITALKVLHRNEFIEVISWLAKLTPSEEVRRSYADMIKENPKTYVAARLLNEYGGISKADISKKDKLRSYRSLMMKK, encoded by the coding sequence ATGGCAAACACCCCGTTTAAAAACGCTTTGTTCCTCTCCAACTTCACCATTGATATGGGGGACCCAAATTTCCGTACAGGTGCTTACTCCAAGTTCCTGGAGCCGATGGCTGATTCTTTATCAAAGATCAGTGATGTAGATGTCAAGTTCCTGGCTTCTAAACACACGTTTGACTCGATCACGAGGGATGCTAAAGCATCCAAAATAAAGAAAGACAATACGTTCATTGTCGATTACCAACGTAGTATCGATATCTTCGGATTCGGGGACTGGTTTATCCGCAAATCTTATAATGACGAGTTTACGAATGAAGAGAAAGCTTATATATCCGGCTATTTCAAGTCATTATTCGGTAACTGGGAGCCTGATCTTATCGTAAGCTGGGAATTCCCGACTACCATCCTGCGGTCTCTGTTCCCAGATGCTTTAGTCATTGACCTCATGCCTGGTTTGTTTATGAGACCTCCCTACCCAAGGACTATTTCCATTGATCCATCAGGTCTATACAAAGACAGTGCTTTTTCCAGCCAGATAGATCCTTCAACACGTGCGAAAGCTACAGATCAGGAATTGGATAATTATTATCGGATCAGAGATCACTATGAAACCTTCTATCGTGATCATAAAACAAAAGATATGATTCTATCCAAATTCCAAAACCCTGAGAAATTCAACAAGTTCGCATTAGTTCCTTTGCAGATTTCCCAGTACTTTGGCTTCCATGAGAATACACCTTATACATCACAATTCGATTTCTTATTAGATGTCCTCAGAAATACGCCGGAGGATACGGGGGTTATTGCTACACAGTATATTAGTGGTCTATTACAGGAAAAAGCTATCAATGACAAGAACATAGACTTCCTTCATGCTAACTTCCCGAATTTCCTTTACTCTAAAGAATTCGAGAAAGTAGACAACATATCCCAGTATATCGTTCCGTGGGCAGATATTACTTATTCCGTCTCCAGTACAATCGGCTTACAGACGAAATTCTTTGATAAGAAATTGATTTCCCCTTCCAGATCCCATCTGGCATATTTTGCAGACGAGACAGAACTGGGTAAGGATGGTTCAAACGAACACAATGATCATAATATGGCTTTGCTGTTGAATAGAGGTACATTCCTTGAGTCCCGACTTATCAATGAACCACAGTACCTGCTGGATATATTCACAGAAATGGCCGCTAACAAAAAGAATGGTAAAACTGGAATCGATCTCTTAGCTGGTCGTACCATCCATAAAGCCAATAAAGAAACACCGCTTCATTACATCGCTACATCCTCTCAACATGCAGCCGAGCGTCAACTGGCCAAACTTGGTGGATCAGCTGCCAAGTCTAAGAAAAATGAGTTGAAGGATATTCTTAATAAAATGGAAGAAGCCAGCATCGTTTCCTTCGACGTATTTGACACGTTGCTTTGTCGTTCTGTGTTCAAGCCGGAAGATGTCTTCCTCCTCATGCAGAAGGAACTGGCTTCAGGAGAGAAGAAGATAGATATTCCTTCTCACATCATCGGTGCGTTCGCTGAATTGCGGAAAGGCGTGGAAAGACAGTTAAGACAGGAAAGAGATGCAGCGTTAAAACTTCCAGAGTGTGAGCTGCAGGAAGAAATCCTTATTGAGGATGTGTACCGCATCCTGATCGAACAATTCGGCGGAAGTGCAAACGCTGCTCAGGAACTTGTAGATTTTGAGCAGGAAATGGAGTTCCGCATATTAAAACCGCGGCCGGTCGGTAAGTTCCTATTTGACGAAGCTGTCCGCGCTGGAAAACAAGTGATTATCATTTCTGATTTCATTCATGATAAAGTCTTTGTCAGCCAAGCACTTAAAAATGCCGGAATCACACAATATGATCATCTGTTCGTCTCTGCAAATGCTGGTATGAAGAAACACTCCGGTGATCTCTTCCATCATGTCGTAGAGCAGTTGAGTCTTGATACTAACAGTGTTCTTCATATTGGGGATAATGCGATAGGAGACCTAGCTAAAGGACATGAAGCTGGTTGGACGACCATGCGGATTACTTCAGCAAGGGAAAGAGCATTGGATATCCTTAAAAACCGTGATCTCTCTCCGGCAATCGTCGATAAGAGCTTCTTCCTGCGTACATCTCTGTCGCTATTTGCCGAAGAGTTCTTCAACACGAAGACATACAATCCGGACACTCCTAAGAATGAGAAGGAGAATCGCAATATTGTAGAAAGCGGTTTTGAGTTCGGATACCTGGCCTTGGGTCCAATCATGTACAATTTCTCCGAATGGATTCTTAAGCAGGCGAAAGACAAGGGCTGCACTTCCATCGTCTTCTTTGCCAGGGACTGTTACCTGCCTCATAAAGTTACAAAGAAAATTCTTGAAACGAGACAGGATGACAGCATAGAAGTGCATTACATCCCAGCCTCCAGAAAAGGTTTGATGGGGCTTAACCTGTATCAGCCGGAAGATTTCCTAAAAGTACGGATCGATGATTTCAACAGACGTAAGACGCTTGCAGATTTGATCGAGAGCCGTTTCGGGTTGGATCCTTACACCTTCTCCCAAGCCACTTTGGACAAATGGGGCGTAGAGGATATTGATGTAGAAGTCCGCTATGTAACATCTGCCGCAGTTTATGGTATCGTTCTTGCCCACGTAAGAAACAACTGGGAAGACGTATCTGCCATGCTTGACGATAAGCGTGATGTGTACACGAGGAAGTTGAAGGAAATTGGAGTCGACTTGAGCAAGGATACTCTGGCGCTGGACTTCGGATACAAAGGATCCACTCACAAAATGATCCGTGAACTGTTCCAAGGAGAATTCCATCCTGCATTCTTCATGACCTTTGCAGATGATTTCGGCAGAGATCCTATCGAGAATGCCGCAAGCTTCTACATGACGAATTTGAACCCTGTTCATAAGAACGGTAACATCATGTTAAGTCATAACTTGATTATCGAAACGTTAGTCAACGAACCTACCGGAAGCTTGATCGAAGTCATAGAACAAGATGGAGAGATAAGGACGGTAAAAGAAGAATTGGGTTCCGCCGATCACTTATCCAAGGTCAATGCGATCCACCAGGGTGTATTGAAGTTTGCTGACAGCTGGCTGGGAAGTTTCCAGGCCTTCCCTTCCTCTCTCGCTACGTTGGAAATGAATTCAGCCGAGTACTTCCTTTCCTCTATTTTGAGAAAGCCGGTCGTAGAGGAAACGGACGTGTTGAAAGGTTTATTGTTTGATAATGCATTCGCAGGACATGCCAACCGTTATATCCTTTCTCCAAATGCAGGGGCAAAAGACAACCAGAGTATTTGGAAAGAGGGTCATCGCGTCTATCAAGCGAGCATTCCAAAAAAAAACAGCAATCCGGTAAAAAAGCCCGCACCGAAAAAAAAGCCTGAACCACCAGTAAAACAAGTAAATACACCGGCTCCTGCTCCCGCAAAACCAAAGCAGCAAGCTGCTCCGAAGAAACCGGCAGCTAAAGCTGTACCGGAGAAGAAAAAAGCCGTGAAGAAACCGGCGAAAATCGTACTGCAGAAGAATAAAGTTATGATCGGAGATCAAAGCTATCCTAAGCAGATAACTGCACTTAAAGTGCTGCATAGAAATGAATTTATCGAGGTCATCTCCTGGCTGGCTAAACTTACTCCATCCGAGGAAGTTCGAAGAAGCTATGCGGATATGATCAAAGAAAATCCCAAAACATATGTAGCTGCCAGGTTATTGAACGAGTATGGCGGTATTTCAAAAGCAGATATCTCCAAGAAAGATAAGCTGCGTTCCTATAGAAGCCTGATGATGAAAAAATAA
- a CDS encoding InlB B-repeat-containing protein, with amino-acid sequence MNKKYFLLVLAGIIVVGAAAFFTMNAVQADSVDELYKEAKAAYDDEDYEKSVELYQDVLDMDAAHEKARLELGKSYIALSDYEAAIRTLNDGIYEVPERASNYLLLSDVYLNQENVEKALETLDKGQKYSEAASIKEAHDAITSNIFVNVDGPMIQKGYDRELELVWESKEGNLVPLPAEWEVEDPAVGDIAKEEDTVTFTSAAVGKTNVNANWESITQSIELEVADQVLKEVTVTPEEIDPLAVGETLELSVTGVDEAGEEMAFTPEWEVSKDFFSIEPGEDQNVTITAEKEGKDTLIVRYQNYQEGIDIYVEGENKYVRTEVVGEGQVTVFPAEESFPVGEDITIEARPAEGWEFVRWEGDIDADGPKVNLTIEDHINATAVFEKVGHNLELSIEGEGQIIRDSLAATYAHNAEVSLRARADQGWEFVRWEGSQTGSESDIEVLMDDDKALKAVFQQVGAEEEEEQEEETTDETEASSAAYSLNLAINGNGRITKSKSGSSFPEDTDVTITAIPADGWTFKGWSTGSYSSSLTVTMNQNRAMTATFEKKASQPAPTPAPEPKPEPKPDPKPEPEPEQFSLSTSVEGQGSIQASDRSVRAGRNITVTAVPAEGWSFVRWSGDISGSSPSATFMMDRNKSVTAVFEEN; translated from the coding sequence ATGAATAAAAAGTACTTCCTGCTCGTACTGGCAGGAATCATCGTCGTCGGTGCCGCGGCCTTCTTCACGATGAACGCCGTCCAGGCCGATAGCGTGGACGAGCTGTATAAAGAAGCGAAGGCGGCTTACGATGACGAAGACTACGAAAAGAGCGTGGAACTCTATCAGGATGTCCTCGATATGGATGCCGCGCATGAGAAGGCAAGGCTCGAACTCGGGAAATCATACATAGCCTTATCCGACTACGAAGCAGCCATCCGCACGTTGAACGACGGCATCTATGAAGTGCCGGAGCGTGCCTCCAACTACCTGCTTCTCTCTGATGTCTACCTCAATCAGGAGAACGTGGAGAAAGCATTGGAAACATTGGATAAAGGCCAAAAGTACAGTGAAGCAGCTTCCATCAAGGAAGCGCATGACGCCATCACCTCCAACATTTTCGTTAACGTCGACGGTCCGATGATCCAGAAAGGCTACGACCGTGAACTTGAACTCGTCTGGGAAAGCAAGGAAGGGAACCTCGTCCCTCTCCCTGCCGAATGGGAAGTGGAAGACCCTGCCGTCGGTGACATAGCGAAAGAAGAAGATACCGTCACCTTCACATCAGCCGCTGTCGGCAAAACGAATGTGAACGCCAACTGGGAATCGATCACCCAGTCCATTGAACTGGAAGTGGCCGATCAGGTCTTGAAGGAAGTGACCGTCACTCCGGAAGAAATCGATCCCTTAGCTGTCGGAGAGACCCTCGAGCTGTCCGTCACCGGTGTCGATGAAGCCGGAGAAGAAATGGCCTTCACACCAGAGTGGGAAGTGAGCAAAGACTTCTTCTCGATTGAACCAGGAGAAGATCAGAACGTGACGATCACCGCGGAGAAGGAAGGGAAAGACACCCTGATTGTCCGCTACCAGAACTACCAGGAAGGCATTGATATCTACGTGGAAGGCGAGAACAAATACGTCCGCACAGAAGTAGTCGGAGAAGGACAGGTCACCGTCTTTCCAGCCGAAGAAAGCTTCCCTGTCGGAGAAGACATCACCATCGAAGCCAGACCGGCAGAGGGATGGGAATTCGTCCGCTGGGAAGGCGACATAGACGCAGACGGTCCTAAAGTGAATCTGACCATCGAAGATCACATCAACGCAACCGCCGTCTTCGAGAAAGTAGGACACAACCTGGAACTATCCATCGAAGGGGAAGGACAAATTATCCGCGACTCCCTGGCAGCCACCTACGCCCATAACGCCGAAGTCTCTCTTCGCGCCCGCGCCGACCAAGGATGGGAATTCGTCCGCTGGGAAGGTTCACAAACCGGCAGCGAATCCGATATCGAAGTCCTCATGGATGACGATAAAGCATTGAAAGCCGTCTTCCAGCAAGTCGGTGCAGAAGAGGAAGAAGAACAGGAAGAGGAAACGACAGATGAGACAGAAGCTTCCTCCGCTGCCTACAGCCTCAACCTCGCCATCAACGGCAACGGAAGAATAACGAAGAGCAAATCAGGAAGCAGTTTCCCGGAAGATACCGACGTCACCATCACCGCCATACCGGCAGATGGATGGACCTTCAAAGGCTGGAGCACAGGCAGCTACTCCTCCAGCCTGACCGTGACCATGAACCAAAACCGGGCCATGACCGCAACATTCGAGAAGAAAGCCTCCCAACCGGCCCCAACGCCGGCACCGGAGCCGAAACCGGAACCGAAGCCCGATCCGAAGCCTGAACCAGAACCGGAACAGTTCAGCCTTTCGACATCCGTAGAAGGACAAGGCAGCATCCAGGCCTCCGACCGCAGCGTGCGTGCCGGCAGGAATATAACCGTGACGGCTGTACCCGCTGAAGGCTGGTCGTTTGTCAGATGGTCTGGAGACATCAGTGGATCGAGTCCGTCAGCGACGTTTATGATGGATCGGAATAAGAGTGTGACGGCTGTGTTTGAGGAGAATTAA
- a CDS encoding tetratricopeptide repeat protein, which yields MMIENEYVQIISKGKHLPTLVAFSQVNTPPGKFKPYKAIIEADVNIIFVNDHGNLWYQHGIVGYSIDPKEAAEMLIRAARELGNGHVTTFGTSMGAYGALLYGLLGGADKCLAFGVESVLNKQGSRSQLHMPDGLKVKYRRLKPLMNQNTMKIWLLASESDEWDLISQYWLRDIPNVHTYTVKGSFHPGVQPVHLENKLVHLIETFTKGNETEEDIPRRGILEENQEAVVALYHADHIKKVKKDKKYHIKYLKRMFSTCKGESLYWLRLGEAYHRLRQHDDAEEAWWKSIDLCEYQFEAYAKLGALYKRRGKRERAEKLLKHSILINPWHAHAYHSLGLMYMQAGDLDEAGHYLKCAVKINRGNPTFRESLITFFMKDSDLGYAEASFFANRIRNSFD from the coding sequence ATGATGATAGAAAATGAATACGTACAGATTATCAGTAAAGGAAAGCACCTGCCTACGTTAGTGGCATTCTCCCAAGTGAATACTCCACCGGGGAAGTTCAAACCATATAAGGCAATTATCGAAGCGGATGTTAATATCATTTTTGTAAACGATCATGGGAACCTGTGGTATCAGCATGGTATCGTCGGTTACTCCATAGATCCGAAAGAAGCGGCGGAAATGCTTATCCGTGCTGCAAGAGAATTAGGGAATGGTCATGTTACGACATTCGGGACTTCCATGGGGGCTTATGGTGCACTGTTATATGGGTTACTAGGCGGAGCGGACAAATGTTTGGCTTTTGGTGTGGAGTCTGTCCTTAATAAACAAGGGAGCAGAAGTCAGCTTCATATGCCGGATGGCCTGAAGGTAAAGTATCGGAGGTTAAAACCTCTTATGAATCAAAACACGATGAAAATTTGGCTGCTTGCAAGTGAAAGTGATGAGTGGGATCTTATCAGCCAATACTGGTTAAGAGATATCCCCAATGTACATACATATACAGTGAAGGGATCTTTTCATCCAGGTGTACAGCCGGTCCACTTAGAAAACAAACTGGTACATTTAATTGAAACATTCACAAAAGGGAATGAAACAGAGGAAGATATACCGAGAAGAGGAATATTGGAAGAGAATCAGGAGGCTGTCGTAGCCCTGTATCATGCCGATCATATAAAAAAGGTGAAGAAGGATAAGAAATATCATATAAAATACTTAAAGAGAATGTTTTCTACCTGTAAGGGAGAATCCCTTTACTGGCTTCGTTTGGGGGAAGCATACCACCGCCTGCGTCAGCACGATGATGCGGAAGAAGCGTGGTGGAAGTCCATCGACCTTTGTGAATATCAGTTTGAAGCATACGCGAAGCTGGGAGCATTGTACAAAAGAAGAGGCAAGAGAGAGCGGGCAGAGAAATTGCTGAAACACTCCATTCTTATAAATCCATGGCATGCCCATGCCTACCATAGTTTAGGTTTGATGTATATGCAGGCAGGAGACTTGGATGAAGCAGGACATTACTTGAAATGCGCCGTGAAAATTAATAGAGGAAATCCGACATTCAGGGAAAGTTTGATTACTTTCTTTATGAAAGATTCCGATTTAGGATATGCGGAGGCATCTTTTTTTGCGAATAGAATAAGAAACTCCTTTGATTAA
- a CDS encoding ABC transporter permease translates to MNSTIKLLREQIGSAYLIKRLSIFQMKSNNSNHYLGMAWEIINPIIQLLIYWFVFGIGIRGGEDVNGVPFVYWLSIGMFVWFFFNAAAMNGSRSIHSRLNLISKMNFPVSAIPSFVILSSFYQHLFLGTFLTIIYIIFAGGISIYFIQLPYYMFALVSFIFAFALIFSTLTTVVRDIQTGLRSVIRMLLYLTPILWTTDSLPESMKNLVETILKINPLYYIVEGYRDAFIGGRWFFEDVGYTLYFWTLVICMLIVGASLHMKFKKHFVDYL, encoded by the coding sequence GTGAATTCCACAATCAAATTATTACGAGAACAAATCGGCAGTGCGTATTTAATTAAGCGATTGTCCATTTTTCAAATGAAAAGCAATAACAGTAACCATTATCTGGGTATGGCTTGGGAGATAATCAACCCGATCATCCAATTACTAATTTATTGGTTTGTATTCGGCATAGGTATTCGTGGTGGGGAAGATGTCAACGGAGTCCCTTTTGTTTATTGGTTGTCCATCGGCATGTTCGTCTGGTTTTTCTTCAATGCGGCGGCAATGAACGGATCGAGGTCTATTCATTCTAGACTGAATTTAATATCCAAAATGAATTTTCCTGTCAGTGCCATTCCTAGTTTTGTTATATTATCGTCCTTTTATCAACACCTTTTCCTAGGGACATTTCTAACCATTATTTATATTATCTTTGCAGGTGGGATATCCATCTACTTTATTCAGTTACCCTACTATATGTTTGCTTTGGTAAGCTTTATTTTTGCCTTTGCACTTATATTCTCCACTTTAACTACAGTTGTGCGGGATATTCAGACAGGCTTACGTTCGGTAATTCGTATGCTGCTGTATTTAACACCTATTCTGTGGACAACCGATAGTCTTCCCGAGTCGATGAAAAATCTGGTGGAAACCATCCTTAAGATTAATCCTCTATATTATATTGTTGAAGGCTATAGAGACGCATTTATAGGAGGCCGCTGGTTTTTTGAAGATGTAGGATACACACTTTATTTCTGGACTTTAGTTATATGTATGCTCATAGTAGGGGCAAGTCTCCACATGAAGTTTAAGAAGCATTTCGTAGATTATTTATAG
- the tagH gene encoding teichoic acids export ABC transporter ATP-binding subunit TagH, with protein sequence MSFSVKLHNVTKRYKMHSKKSDKLKSLFSTGSSENDFYAVRNISFEARPGDIVGVIGINGSGKSTISNLIANVTAPTYGSITVRGEVALIAVSAGLNKELTGRENIELKCLMMGIKKEEIKDLEPEIIDFADIGKFIDMPVKKYSSGMRSRLGFAISVSVDPDVLIIDEALSVGDQTFADKCLDKLNEFKAQGKTIFFVSHSAAQVRSFCTKAVWLEHGEVRDQGDIHEVLPKYTEFINDYKKMSKKDQQAFKEQGISKQAEVKEATVSKEKLKKKKRRKRKKAVKNTLLTIFMLILVSFTYMSKNDITEYVNALTTSNVQVEKTISDKEENDVVETTENSTENTDTEARYVTEPEGAVLKSSPDAESEDSGNVMFSESLLVLEKEKDTNGEEWLKVSVDNNKKAWIQEDSTSEITSPSYTEEEVEEVFISETKPLIDLSKNELGKSKVVLDRNYGEPLLVGNEYRYSNGLMAVFGEDSKAEKFIIEDIDVAVANLKGELGDPDLESGSTLMLYHTADYDYSFRSSDGVNVDTVEIYHAL encoded by the coding sequence ATGAGTTTTTCAGTTAAGCTTCATAACGTAACAAAACGATATAAGATGCATAGTAAGAAGTCCGATAAATTAAAGAGTCTGTTCTCGACCGGGAGTTCTGAGAACGATTTCTATGCTGTCCGAAATATCAGCTTCGAGGCGAGACCTGGAGACATTGTAGGAGTTATAGGAATCAACGGTTCCGGTAAGTCAACGATTTCCAACCTGATCGCGAATGTAACAGCGCCTACCTATGGAAGCATTACTGTCAGAGGAGAAGTTGCATTAATTGCAGTTTCTGCTGGATTAAATAAAGAATTGACAGGTAGAGAAAATATTGAGCTGAAATGCCTGATGATGGGTATTAAAAAAGAAGAAATCAAAGACTTGGAGCCGGAGATTATCGACTTTGCTGATATTGGTAAGTTTATTGATATGCCGGTAAAGAAGTACTCAAGTGGAATGAGGTCAAGGTTAGGTTTTGCGATCTCCGTCAGTGTCGATCCAGATGTGTTGATTATAGATGAAGCTCTTTCTGTTGGGGATCAAACCTTTGCAGATAAGTGTTTGGATAAATTGAATGAATTCAAGGCTCAGGGGAAGACAATATTCTTCGTCAGTCACTCGGCAGCTCAAGTAAGAAGCTTTTGTACAAAGGCCGTCTGGCTTGAGCATGGTGAGGTAAGGGATCAAGGAGATATACATGAGGTTCTGCCTAAATACACAGAATTCATAAATGATTATAAGAAAATGAGCAAAAAAGACCAACAAGCATTTAAAGAACAAGGAATCAGTAAGCAAGCAGAAGTCAAAGAAGCTACTGTAAGCAAGGAAAAGCTTAAAAAGAAGAAAAGAAGAAAGAGAAAAAAAGCTGTAAAGAATACATTGCTTACTATATTCATGTTGATCTTGGTTTCTTTTACGTATATGTCCAAGAACGATATTACTGAGTATGTAAATGCTCTTACGACGAGTAATGTTCAGGTTGAAAAAACAATAAGCGACAAGGAAGAAAACGATGTTGTAGAGACTACGGAAAATAGTACGGAAAATACGGACACAGAAGCCCGTTATGTAACTGAACCGGAGGGCGCAGTGTTAAAGAGTTCTCCTGATGCAGAATCTGAGGACTCAGGTAATGTGATGTTTTCAGAATCTCTGCTGGTGTTGGAGAAAGAAAAAGATACGAATGGTGAAGAGTGGTTGAAAGTAAGCGTGGATAACAACAAAAAAGCATGGATTCAAGAGGACTCTACAAGTGAAATAACTTCCCCTTCCTATACGGAAGAAGAGGTCGAAGAAGTTTTCATAAGTGAAACAAAGCCTTTGATCGACTTGTCGAAAAATGAATTAGGTAAAAGTAAAGTTGTACTGGACCGAAATTACGGCGAGCCTTTATTGGTAGGGAATGAGTACAGATACAGCAATGGGTTAATGGCTGTATTTGGGGAAGATTCTAAAGCTGAGAAATTTATTATTGAAGACATAGACGTCGCTGTAGCTAACTTAAAAGGAGAGCTGGGAGACCCTGATTTAGAAAGTGGTTCAACCTTAATGTTGTATCATACAGCGGACTATGACTACTCCTTCCGATCTTCTGATGGTGTTAATGTTGACACTGTAGAGATCTATCATGCGCTTTAA
- a CDS encoding tetratricopeptide repeat protein, translated as MSALLEKVEDTYYKFVPHEGAKTLALIFSSVGMQPGKFVFYKQTIDLPVHKLYLNDKNTWYQDGIEGLGVTVEETVQEINELKKRLGADNIITIGSSMGAYAAIMYGALLNCKVLSFGARVVLGTRGSQSFRLAKSGYQFKYKSIVPLVEKSECSILSYQGETDYNDLLAVQQLSHLPNVQCISMKGIAHKTPLYLSKKYGFKRILSDFIDGTPFVEMPEKSTMSNGVRDKVLAALDLIEVKNFVDAKELVSRAADLEPDNDIVHHVLGITLYHLKEHKEAYIHQKRATELSPHNEKAHHHLGICLRAIGRYKESYEANKIAYELDPKLASAYHHAGLALEKLGEHDDAEKEFRQAYSLAKHKKNYRDKFAEVLKYNSEKRIEEVKELLEV; from the coding sequence ATGTCGGCATTATTGGAAAAAGTGGAAGATACTTATTATAAATTTGTTCCTCATGAAGGAGCGAAGACTTTAGCGTTAATATTCTCTAGTGTAGGTATGCAGCCTGGTAAATTCGTATTTTACAAACAGACAATAGACTTACCCGTTCATAAACTGTATCTCAATGACAAGAATACATGGTATCAAGACGGTATAGAGGGACTCGGGGTGACTGTAGAAGAAACAGTTCAAGAGATAAACGAATTAAAGAAGAGATTAGGAGCAGATAATATCATTACTATTGGAAGCAGCATGGGAGCTTATGCAGCTATTATGTATGGTGCACTTCTGAATTGCAAGGTGTTATCCTTTGGTGCAAGGGTCGTCCTTGGAACTAGAGGAAGCCAAAGCTTCCGTTTAGCTAAAAGTGGATACCAATTTAAATATAAGAGTATCGTTCCTTTAGTAGAAAAGAGCGAATGCAGTATTCTAAGCTACCAAGGTGAAACGGATTATAATGATCTTCTTGCCGTCCAGCAGTTGAGTCACTTACCTAATGTGCAATGTATCAGTATGAAAGGTATTGCACACAAGACCCCTTTATATCTGAGTAAGAAGTATGGCTTCAAGAGAATACTCAGCGACTTTATCGATGGGACCCCCTTTGTAGAGATGCCTGAAAAGAGTACCATGTCTAATGGTGTCAGAGACAAAGTGTTGGCTGCTTTAGATCTAATTGAAGTGAAGAACTTTGTGGATGCAAAGGAACTTGTTTCCAGAGCAGCCGATCTTGAGCCGGACAATGACATTGTTCATCACGTTCTGGGAATTACTTTGTATCACTTGAAAGAACATAAAGAAGCTTATATCCACCAAAAGCGTGCGACAGAACTTAGTCCACACAACGAAAAGGCACATCATCACCTGGGGATTTGTCTCAGAGCGATAGGGCGTTACAAAGAATCTTATGAGGCGAATAAGATCGCGTATGAATTAGATCCTAAATTAGCAAGTGCCTATCATCATGCTGGATTAGCTCTAGAGAAATTGGGAGAACATGACGATGCAGAAAAAGAGTTCAGACAAGCCTATTCCCTAGCGAAGCACAAAAAGAATTACAGGGATAAGTTTGCAGAAGTTCTAAAATACAATAGTGAAAAGCGGATAGAAGAAGTAAAAGAATTATTGGAAGTATAA